A single Drosophila miranda strain MSH22 chromosome XR, D.miranda_PacBio2.1, whole genome shotgun sequence DNA region contains:
- the LOC117186637 gene encoding uncharacterized protein LOC117186637 — protein MSDLVGTEEFSAAQLREWLESLNLPKGGSKAAMAARLNEIPVELRGQGPPAAETCENEREDEAAADQDSTKSERKEKNEKAPQAPGHNNNHGEYRAEVEMLKLQIELLKLQSEREKEGRGENTTPAASNDAGVMLLNAAKDMLPTYHGNISGNNDDVTTWIAQFKAVAKVNKLKDEKLLMLLMSKLKDKALVWLHSSPEHMSLPIDQLLNVMEDTFHPKESKLLLRRKFESRSWARGEEFSMYFNAKVSLASRIVIDDEEFIDGVIEGIPDVGLRRQAHMQCFGAPYQLLKAFEKIMLPKKYGSTEGANTGASPTPIRCYNCNSLGHVAGECRKPKRERGACYGCGSMSHQVSHCDEKKYKIASSTQGAQ, from the exons atgtcgGACTTGGTCGGCACGGAGGAGTTCTCGGCCGCCCAGCTGCGCGAATGGCTGGAGTCCCTCAATCTAccaaaaggtggaagcaaagcTGCCATGGCAGCGAGACTTAACGAAATACCAGTAGAGCTGCGGGGACAGGGACCACCGGCAGCCGAAACATGCGAGAACGAGAGGGAAGATGAGGCGGCCGCAGATCAAGACTCGACGAAGAGCGAACGCAAAGAGAAGAACGAAAAAGCACCGCAAGCGCCTgggcacaacaacaaccatgGCGAATATCGAGCAGAGGTTGAAATGTTAAAACTGCAAAtcgagctgctgaagctgcagagcgagagggagaaggAAGGGAGAGGAGAGAACACAACACCAGCCGCCAGCAATGACGCTGGCGTCATGTTGCTAAATGCCGCCAAAGACATGTTGCCAACATATCATGGCAACATTTCTGGAAACAACGATGACGTCACAACTTGGATCGCGCAGTTTAAGGCCGTCGCAAAAGTGAACAAACTGAAGGATGAGAAGCTACTAATGCTGCTAATGTCGAAGCTTAAGGACAAAGCATTGGTGTGGCTGCATTCGAGTCCGGAGCACATGTCGCTGCCAATCGATCAATTATTGAACGTCATGGAAGACACTTTCCATCCCAAGGAAAGCAAACTGTTGCTCCGTCGCAAGTTCGAGTCCCGTTCATGGGCACGTGGCGAGGAGTTCTCGATGTACTTCAACGCCAAAGTGTCGCTGGCATCCCGCATAGTCATTGACGACGAGGAGTTTATTGACGGAGTCATCGAAGGTATCCCAGATGTAGGCCTGCGTAGGCAAGCCCACATGCAGTGCTTTGGCGCTCCATATCAACTACTCAAGGCGTTCGAGAAGATCATGCTGCCAAAGAAGTACGGTTCAACTGAAGGGGCAAACACTGGAGCCTCGCCAACACCCATTCGCTGCTACAACTGCAACTCTTTGGGCCACGTGGCAGGGGAGTGCCGCAAGCCCAAGCGCGAAAGAGGAGCGTGTTACGGATGCGGCAGCATGAGTCACCAGGTGTCACACTGTGACGAAAAGAAGTACAAG ATTGCCTCATCGACTCAGGGAGCCCAATAA
- the LOC117186570 gene encoding uncharacterized protein LOC117186570 encodes MEVKVKPQVSLHISNEGNDLNCMINKASSWSHLLRTLSYCFRFVHRLRCKDRLSSFLSSWELQYARSRVIKHVQMEFFQVEYRQLSTGQALSQKSKLIHYTPFVDDQGILRVGGRIGNSMTTYDAKHPILLPKESPVAVLIARHQHVTSLHAGVEFMFHTLRQKYWILGARNIVRKIVFNCKICFLQRKGTSTQLMADLPAFRVQPTRCFLHSGLDYAGPVTIKTSAGRTPKFGKAWFAIFVCLSTKAIHIELVSDLTTPAFIAAFKRFWSRRGPISDLYSDNGTTFHGARKELTEMQRIAVSQSQDEEIANFLTSQDINWHFIPPSAPHFGGLWETGVRSIKLHLRRVIGSSALTFEEYSTILTQIEGLLNSRPLCAPSDHSLDPLTPAHFLTGQPHMSVPEPSLLDVNINRLQRWRQLQAKVQGFWKRWNLEYLTSLQPRTKWQQESNDITVDTLVVLKEPNQPPSKWLLGRITEVHPGQDERVRVVTVKTARGVYKRPITKLAVLPLF; translated from the coding sequence ATGGAAGTAAAGGTCAAGCCCCAAGTTAGTCTACACATTTCCAATGAAGGAAATGATCTTAACTGTATGATCAACAAAGCTTCCTCCTGGTCACATCTCTTGCGGACACTTAGCTATTGCTTTCGGTTCGTACATCGTCTTCGTTGCAAGGACCGCCTGTCATCATTTTTATCGTCATGGGAGCTTCAATATGCCCGCTCTAGGGTAATCAAACATGTCCAGATGGAGTTCTTCCAAGTGGAGTACAGACAGCTGAGCACTGGACAAGCCCTTTCTCAAAAGTCCAAGTTGATTCACTACACTCCATTTGTTGACGACCAAGGAATTCTGCGCGTAGGAGGACGCATTGGAAACTCGATGACAACCTATGACGCAAAACATCCCATACTTCTTCCAAAGGAATCACCAGTCGCTGTTTTAATAGCTAGACACCAGCACGTCACATCGTTACACGCTGGAGTCGAATTTATGTTTCACACGTTGAGACAGAAGTATTGGATCCTGGGAGCCCGTAACATAGTCCGCAAAATTGTATTCAACTGCAAGATATGCTTCCTCCAGCGCAAAGGAACGAGTACACAACTCATGGCTGATCTTCCCGCCTTTCGCGTTCAGCCCACCCGCTGCTTTCTACATTCTGGATTGGATTACGCTGGACCAGTTACCATCAAGACATCAGCAGGTCGGACACCGAAGTTTGGCAAAGCTTGGTTTGCCATCTTTGTTTGTCTGTCCACCAAAGCAATTCATATCGAGCTCGTCAGTGATTTGACGACTCCTGCATTTATCGCCGCTTTCAAACGTTTTTGGTCTCGACGTGGCCCTATATCCGACTTGTACTCGGACAATGGCACAACATTCCATGGAGCCAGAAAGGAACTAACGGAGATGCAACGGATAGCTGTATCTCAAAGTCAAGACGAGGAAATTGCTAATTTTCTGACGAGTCAGGACATCAACTGGCACTTCATTCCGCCATCTGCCCCGCACTTTGGAGGTCTTTGGGAAACAGGCGTACGATCTATCAAACTCCACCTTCGCCGAGTAATTGGTAGCAGTGCGTTAACCTTCGAGGAATATTCAACAATTTTAACTCAGATTGAAGGGTTACTCAACTCTCGCCCACTGTGCGCGCCCAGCGATCACAGCTTGGATCCCCTTACCCCCGCTCATTTTCTTACAGGTCAACCTCACATGTCGGTGCCGGAGCCGTCCTTGTTAGACGTCAACATTAACAGACTGCAGCGTTGGAGACAACTGCAAGCCAAGGTTCAAGGATTCTGGAAACGTTGGAATCTGGAATACCTTACTTCCTTGCAACCTCGCACGAAATGGCAGCAGGAGTCCAACGACATAACCGTGGACACTCTTGTGGTACTGAAGGAGCCAAATCAACCGCCTAGCAAGTGGCTGCTTGGGCGAATCACCGAAGTTCATCCTGGCCAAGACGAGAGGGTTCGAGTGGTCACCGTCAAAACCGCCCGAGGAGTGTACAAGAGGCCTATTACCAAACTTGCTGTGCTTCCCTTGTTCTGA